The following are encoded in a window of Castanea sativa cultivar Marrone di Chiusa Pesio chromosome 9, ASM4071231v1 genomic DNA:
- the LOC142610060 gene encoding UDP-glycosyltransferase 73C4-like, producing the protein MASPPHQLHFVLIPLFAQGHLIPMSDIAKILAQRNVAVTIITTPLNAIRIKTTIDRAVQSGLPIRIAELQFPYAEVGLPEGSESIDSLPSPSFTKSFMTGMSLLQQPLEQLFEELNPSPSCIISDKHLPWTAETANKFHVPRILFDGTNCFHLLCTHNLHVSKVCESVSNSQPFVVPGLPDQIEFTKAQLPGNFNPGLNKDLIGFREKVREAEAGAYGLLVNSFEELEPAYVQEYRKAKGEKIWCVGPVSLCNKESLDKAQRGNKASIDENQCLKWLDSWAPGSVIYACLGSLSRLTPPQLIELGLGLEKSKKPFIWVIRGGYKREEMEKWLLEDGFEERVKGRGFLIRGWAPQVLILSHPAIGGFLTHCGWNSTLEGISAGIPMITWPLFAEQFFNEKLIVQVLEIGVRVGAKVVIHLGEEENFGVMVKRENVKEAIDMVMGEGEEKEKRRERGRKLAEMANEAIEEGGSSYLNITLLLEDIMQQAKKKSSY; encoded by the coding sequence ATGGCTTCACCACCTCACCAGCTCCACTTTGTATTGATACCATTATTTGCGCAGGGCCACCTTATACCTATGTCTGACATAGCCAAAATATTGGCACAGCGTAATGTAGCTGTCACCATAATCACCACACCACTCAATGCCATCCGTATTAAAACCACCATAGATCGAGCTGTTCAATCTGGGCTACCCATCAGAATTGCTGAACTTCAATTTCCATATGCTGAGGTTGGTTTGCCAGAAGGAAGTGAAAGCATAGACTCTCTACCTTCACCAAGCTTTACCAAAAGTTTTATGACAGGGATGAGCTTGTTGCAGCAACCGCTAGAGCAGTTGTTTGAAGAGCTCAACCCCTCTCCATCCTGCATAATATCTGATAAGCACTTACCATGGACAGCTGAGACTGCAAACAAGTTTCATGTTCCAAGGATTTTGTTCGATGGGACAAACTGTTTCCATCTCTTGTGCACTCACAATTTACACGTTTCCAAGGTCTGCGAGAGTGTTTCTAATTCACAACCTTTTGTCGTCCCCGGGTTGCCAGATCAAATTGAATTCACAAAAGCTCAGCTACCTGGGAACTTCAATCCAGGCTTAAATAAAGATCTGATTGGTTTTCGTGAAAAGGTGAGAGAAGCTGAAGCAGGAGCATATGGACTGCTAGTTAACAGTTTCGAAGAGTTGGAACCAGCATATGTCCAGGAATACCGAAAGGCAAAAGGAGAAAAGATATGGTGCGTTGGTCCAGTGTCTCTATGCAACAAGGAGAGCTTGGACAAGGCCCAGAGGGGTAACAAGGCCTCCATAGATGAAAACCAGTGCTTGAAGTGGCTTGATTCATGGGCACCAGGTTCTGTAATATATGCATGTCTAGGAAGCCTTAGTCGCCTTACACCTCCACAATTGATAGAGCTTGGTTTAGGCTTGGAAAAATCGAAAAAGCCATTCATTTGGGTAATAAGAGGTGgatataaaagagaagaaatggAGAAATGGTTATTGGAAGATGGCTTTGAAGAAAGAGTGAAAGGAAGAGGGTTCTTGATCCGGGGTTGGGCACCACAAGTACTAATACTATCGCATCCAGCAATTGGTGGGTTCTTGACTCATTGTGGTTGGAATTCAACACTGGAGGGGATTTCTGCTGGCATCCCAATGATAACTTGGCCCTTGTTTGCTGAACagttttttaatgagaaacttattGTACAGGTATTGGAGATTGGTGTAAGAGTGGGAGCTAAGGTGGTTATACACTTGGGGGAGGAAGAGAATTTTGGGGTGATGGTAAAGAGGGAGAATGTCAAGGAGGCTATAGACATGGTGATGGgtgaaggagaagaaaaagaaaagagaagagaaagagga